In a genomic window of Pseudomonas oryzihabitans:
- the sugE gene encoding quaternary ammonium compound efflux SMR transporter SugE gives MAWFYLVCAGLLEVVWAFSMKQSAGFSRLTPTVITLVAMVASVALLSISMRSLPLGTAYTIWTGIGAVGAFVVGILVLGEAASPLRILAAALIVSGLVLMKLTSS, from the coding sequence GTGGCTTGGTTCTATCTGGTGTGTGCGGGATTGCTCGAGGTGGTCTGGGCATTCTCTATGAAGCAGTCCGCGGGTTTCTCGCGCCTCACCCCGACGGTGATCACCCTGGTCGCCATGGTGGCGAGTGTGGCGCTCTTGTCGATTTCCATGCGCAGCCTGCCGCTGGGCACCGCCTATACGATCTGGACCGGCATCGGCGCTGTGGGTGCCTTCGTGGTGGGCATCCTGGTGCTGGGTGAGGCGGCGAGTCCGCTGCGGATCCTGGCCGCCGCGCTAATTGTCAGCGGGCTGGTGTTGATGAAGCTGACCTCGTCCTGA
- a CDS encoding HsdM family class I SAM-dependent methyltransferase: MTQSDIVQKLWNLCDVLRDDGINYSDYVTELVLLLFIKMEYEQVQNDENFGHKLPAGARWPDLAGKSGLNLLDYYRQLLLDLGKNPDPLIAAIYADAQTRLKEPRHLEQLIKSLDGIDWFSAREDGLGDLYEGLLEKNASETKSGAGQYFTPRPLIDSIIRCLKPQPGETIQDPAAGTAGFLIAADAYIKQHTDDLYDLDDRARRFQRTQAYVGVELVPGTRRLALMNTLLHGMEGDAEGVVHLGNALGQVGASLPKVDVILSNPPFGTAKGGGGPTRDDLTYRTSNKQLAFLQHIYRGLKPGGRAAVVLPDNVLFEAGVGTEVRRDLMDKCNLHTILRLPTGIFYAQGVKTNVLFFQKGAADNPRQEERCTQRVWIYDLRSNMPSFGKRTPFGPTYLKPFVDAYGEDPNGNSPRAENVEGIGETSRFRCFTREQIRERGDSLDISWLKDESSLDAADLPAPEVLAGEAMAELTEALHELEELMKALGAGDEVVAQKQLMAEVMGLEVGACNE, encoded by the coding sequence ATGACCCAATCCGACATCGTCCAGAAATTGTGGAATCTCTGCGACGTCCTGCGTGACGACGGCATCAACTACAGCGATTACGTCACCGAGCTGGTGCTGCTGCTGTTCATCAAGATGGAATACGAGCAGGTACAGAACGACGAGAACTTCGGCCACAAGCTGCCCGCAGGCGCGCGCTGGCCGGACCTGGCGGGCAAATCCGGTCTCAACCTGCTCGACTACTACCGACAGCTGCTGCTGGACCTGGGCAAGAACCCGGACCCGCTGATCGCCGCCATCTACGCCGATGCCCAGACGCGCCTCAAGGAGCCGCGCCACCTTGAGCAGCTGATCAAGAGCCTCGACGGCATCGACTGGTTCAGCGCCCGCGAAGACGGCCTTGGCGACCTCTATGAAGGCCTGCTGGAAAAGAACGCCAGCGAGACCAAGTCCGGCGCCGGCCAGTACTTCACCCCGCGCCCGTTGATCGACAGCATCATCCGCTGCCTCAAGCCGCAACCGGGCGAGACCATCCAGGACCCGGCCGCCGGTACCGCGGGCTTTCTCATCGCCGCCGATGCCTATATCAAGCAGCACACCGATGACCTCTACGACCTCGATGACAGGGCGCGCCGCTTTCAGCGCACCCAGGCCTACGTCGGCGTCGAACTGGTGCCCGGCACCCGCCGCCTGGCGCTGATGAATACCCTGCTGCATGGCATGGAAGGCGATGCGGAAGGCGTGGTGCACCTGGGCAACGCCCTTGGCCAGGTCGGCGCCAGCCTGCCCAAGGTGGACGTGATCCTCTCCAACCCACCCTTCGGCACCGCCAAGGGCGGCGGCGGCCCGACTCGTGATGACCTCACCTACCGCACCAGCAACAAGCAACTGGCCTTCCTGCAGCATATCTACCGTGGCCTCAAGCCCGGCGGCCGCGCCGCCGTGGTACTGCCGGACAACGTGCTGTTCGAGGCCGGCGTGGGCACCGAGGTGCGCCGCGACCTGATGGACAAGTGCAATCTGCACACCATCCTGCGTCTACCCACCGGCATCTTCTATGCCCAAGGCGTGAAGACCAATGTGCTGTTCTTTCAGAAGGGCGCGGCCGACAACCCACGCCAGGAAGAGCGCTGCACCCAGCGCGTCTGGATCTATGACCTGCGCAGCAATATGCCCAGCTTCGGCAAGCGCACCCCCTTCGGCCCCACCTACCTCAAGCCATTCGTGGATGCTTATGGCGAGGACCCCAATGGCAACAGCCCACGCGCCGAGAACGTCGAGGGCATCGGCGAGACTAGTCGCTTTCGCTGCTTTACCCGTGAGCAAATCCGCGAACGGGGTGATTCGCTGGATATCAGTTGGCTCAAGGACGAAAGCAGTCTGGACGCTGCTGACCTTCCCGCCCCGGAAGTGCTGGCGGGTGAAGCCATGGCCGAACTGACCGAGGCGCTGCATGAGCTGGAAGAGCTGATGAAGGCGCTGGGTGCGGGAGATGAAGTGGTGGCGCAGAAGCAGTTGATGGCGGAGGTGATGGGGTTGGAAGTAGGAGCTTGCAATGAATGA
- a CDS encoding restriction endonuclease subunit S translates to MNELPTGWAEASISDLADLNPKQAFDDEATAGFVPMSHAPTNFLDKLRFEERPWGDIKKAYTNFKNGDVIFAKVTPCFENGKAAYVEGLPNGIGAGSSEFFVLRPSCDDVSSKYLLALVKSHNFLREGAENMTGAVGLRRVPKQFVESYPVKVPPAAEQTRIAAKLDELLAQVDTLKVRIDGIPALLKRFRQSVLAAAVSGKLTEEWRTLNDAESVNSYIQNIRSKRLQLWQETQVNSLRRSQYKKPDDLLDEEFPELPEKWMYCSVSEISSRVTYGLTVRPSYVEIGAPVISAKEIKSGVIDYENAKRISFADHKSQREKCKIFQGDILFSKTGTIGSVARADRDIACCSSQNVAVVSPLINSKFVAIVFRSKLIQDLATRNIKTTAIPDLQLGVISRFPVPLTSEREQIEIVRRVEQLFSVADQVELFFKVAQARIDRLTQSILAKAFRGELVPQDPNDEPASVLLERIKAQRAAAPKARRGRQAAKLS, encoded by the coding sequence ATGAATGAGCTACCAACAGGATGGGCTGAAGCAAGTATCAGTGACTTGGCGGACCTAAATCCCAAACAAGCATTCGATGATGAAGCTACTGCTGGTTTCGTACCGATGTCCCATGCGCCAACCAACTTTCTAGATAAGCTGCGTTTTGAGGAGCGTCCTTGGGGCGATATCAAGAAGGCTTACACAAACTTCAAAAATGGCGATGTGATTTTCGCCAAGGTCACGCCCTGTTTTGAAAACGGCAAGGCCGCCTATGTCGAGGGATTGCCTAACGGAATAGGCGCGGGAAGCAGCGAGTTTTTCGTGCTTCGCCCAAGCTGCGATGATGTCTCGAGCAAATACCTGTTAGCTCTAGTCAAGAGCCACAACTTCCTACGCGAAGGCGCAGAAAACATGACTGGCGCAGTCGGCCTACGCCGCGTGCCTAAGCAATTTGTAGAGAGCTACCCGGTAAAGGTGCCGCCCGCCGCCGAACAAACCCGCATCGCCGCCAAGCTCGACGAACTGCTGGCACAGGTTGATACCCTGAAAGTCCGCATCGACGGCATCCCCGCGCTGCTCAAGCGCTTTCGCCAGTCCGTTCTCGCTGCCGCCGTTTCCGGGAAGTTGACCGAGGAATGGCGGACGCTAAACGACGCCGAGTCCGTGAATAGTTATATTCAAAACATAAGATCGAAACGTCTCCAGCTGTGGCAAGAAACGCAGGTAAACAGCCTAAGAAGATCTCAATACAAAAAACCAGATGATCTTCTTGATGAAGAATTTCCGGAACTTCCAGAAAAATGGATGTATTGTTCCGTTTCGGAAATCAGCAGCAGAGTCACCTATGGGCTCACGGTCAGACCTTCATATGTCGAAATCGGTGCTCCGGTTATTTCAGCGAAGGAAATAAAAAGCGGAGTCATAGACTATGAAAATGCAAAAAGGATTAGCTTTGCCGATCATAAATCGCAACGCGAAAAATGCAAAATATTTCAAGGCGATATCTTATTTAGCAAAACAGGAACAATTGGCTCAGTTGCGCGAGCGGACAGAGACATAGCTTGTTGCTCGTCTCAAAATGTTGCTGTGGTCTCTCCCCTAATAAATTCGAAATTTGTCGCAATTGTTTTTAGGAGTAAATTGATTCAGGACCTGGCCACTCGAAACATAAAAACCACGGCGATTCCTGATCTCCAGCTCGGGGTTATCTCAAGGTTTCCTGTCCCCCTGACCAGCGAAAGAGAGCAAATCGAAATCGTCCGCCGCGTCGAGCAACTTTTCTCCGTCGCCGACCAAGTCGAACTCTTTTTCAAGGTCGCACAGGCGCGTATCGACCGCCTGACCCAGAGCATCCTAGCCAAAGCCTTCCGCGGCGAACTGGTGCCCCAGGACCCGAACGACGAGCCGGCTAGCGTGTTGCTGGAACGCATCAAGGCTCAACGCGCCGCTGCACCTAAGGCCAGGCGTGGTCGACAAGCCGCCAAGCTGAGCTAA
- a CDS encoding PQQ-dependent sugar dehydrogenase has product MILLGGSLAMAAPAYRIETVATGLARPWSLAFLPDGRALLTEGAGRLRLLVPDAQGRLSLQEAAVTGLPELYTEGQAGLFEVLPDPDFANNQLLYLSYASGTREANHLQVVRARLDGMRLQDVQTLFSSQPAKPFGQHFGARMALLGDGTLAIALGDGNVERTDAQRLDTHLGKIVRVTRDGGVPADNPFVDRPGALPEIYSLGHRNPQGLVWVAERQALYEHEHGSKGGDELNLIRAGANYGWPLTTGGVDYTGARITPFRDLPGITPPLLEWTPSIAPAGMTWYDGTGFPAWRGSLFVAALREKSVRRIPLVDGKPGQQELLFQELDQRLRDVRSGPDGNLWLLTDGEEGQLLRVVPG; this is encoded by the coding sequence ATGATTCTGCTTGGCGGCTCGCTGGCCATGGCAGCGCCGGCCTACCGGATCGAGACGGTGGCGACCGGGCTCGCGCGGCCCTGGTCGCTGGCCTTCCTGCCCGATGGCCGGGCGCTGCTGACCGAGGGCGCCGGACGGCTGCGACTGCTGGTGCCCGACGCTCAAGGCCGGCTCAGCCTGCAGGAGGCGGCTGTGACCGGGCTGCCCGAGCTGTACACCGAAGGCCAGGCCGGCCTGTTCGAAGTGCTGCCTGACCCGGACTTTGCGAACAACCAGCTGCTCTATCTCTCCTACGCGTCAGGCACGCGCGAGGCCAATCATCTGCAGGTGGTGCGCGCGCGGTTGGACGGCATGCGCCTGCAGGACGTCCAGACGCTGTTCAGCAGCCAACCGGCCAAGCCCTTCGGCCAGCACTTCGGAGCGCGCATGGCGCTGCTGGGCGACGGTACCCTGGCCATCGCCCTGGGCGATGGCAATGTGGAGCGTACCGACGCCCAGCGACTGGATACCCATCTGGGCAAGATCGTGCGGGTGACCCGCGACGGCGGAGTGCCAGCAGACAATCCCTTCGTCGACCGTCCTGGCGCCCTGCCGGAGATCTACAGCCTCGGCCATCGCAATCCCCAGGGGCTGGTCTGGGTAGCCGAGCGCCAGGCGCTGTACGAGCACGAGCATGGCTCCAAGGGCGGCGACGAGCTGAATCTGATTCGCGCCGGCGCCAACTACGGCTGGCCGCTGACTACCGGCGGGGTGGACTACACCGGCGCACGCATCACACCCTTCCGCGACTTGCCGGGGATCACTCCACCGCTGCTGGAGTGGACGCCCTCCATCGCCCCAGCCGGCATGACCTGGTACGACGGCACGGGTTTTCCCGCCTGGCGGGGCAGCCTGTTCGTGGCCGCGCTGCGGGAAAAGTCGGTGCGACGGATACCGCTGGTGGACGGCAAGCCCGGCCAGCAGGAGCTGTTGTTCCAGGAGCTGGACCAGCGACTGCGCGATGTACGCAGCGGACCGGATGGCAATCTCTGGCTGCTCACCGATGGCGAGGAAGGCCAGTTGCTGCGGGTGGTGCCGGGTTAG
- a CDS encoding restriction endonuclease, with product MSVPTYDQFIEPILRFLAAHPEGATAGETHEAAAQALGLSEAQRQETIASGQPTYKNRSGWAHDRLKRAGYSSSAKRGYWQLTDSGSVFALANPAPLSHEQVEHLALNFISVQLKPAPDAASLDEGNDTPAPLVQADLATSSPQERLNQAILELRTSVAGDLLDSLLQASPTRFEHIVLDVLHRLGYGANRQALQQVGGSGDGGIDGVISLDALGLEKVYVQAKRWQGTVGRPDLQAFYGALAGQKAKRGVFITTSGFTAQAVDFARSVEGLVLVDGKRLVDLMLDHEVGVTSQLYKVPRLDSDYFDESLG from the coding sequence ATGTCCGTGCCGACCTACGACCAGTTCATCGAGCCCATCCTGCGTTTTCTCGCTGCCCACCCGGAAGGCGCCACAGCGGGTGAGACGCACGAAGCGGCTGCCCAGGCGTTGGGCCTCAGTGAGGCGCAACGGCAGGAGACCATCGCCAGTGGCCAGCCTACCTACAAGAACCGCTCGGGGTGGGCGCACGATAGGCTCAAGCGCGCCGGCTATTCCAGCAGCGCCAAGCGTGGCTATTGGCAGTTGACCGACAGCGGCAGCGTCTTTGCCCTGGCCAATCCAGCCCCGCTGAGCCACGAGCAGGTCGAACATCTGGCGTTGAATTTCATCAGCGTGCAACTCAAGCCGGCACCAGATGCCGCCTCGCTGGATGAGGGCAACGACACACCCGCGCCGCTCGTTCAGGCCGACCTCGCCACCAGCAGTCCCCAGGAGCGCCTGAACCAGGCCATCCTCGAGCTACGCACCAGCGTGGCGGGCGATCTGCTGGACAGCCTGCTGCAGGCGAGCCCAACGCGCTTCGAGCACATCGTGCTCGACGTGTTGCATCGTCTGGGCTACGGCGCGAATCGCCAGGCGCTGCAGCAGGTGGGTGGCAGTGGCGATGGCGGCATCGACGGGGTGATCTCGCTGGATGCCCTGGGGCTGGAAAAGGTCTATGTGCAGGCCAAGCGTTGGCAGGGAACCGTCGGCCGCCCTGACCTGCAGGCCTTCTATGGCGCCCTGGCCGGGCAGAAGGCCAAGCGGGGTGTCTTCATCACCACCTCCGGCTTCACCGCCCAGGCTGTCGACTTCGCGCGCTCGGTCGAAGGACTGGTGCTGGTCGATGGTAAGCGCCTGGTCGACCTGATGCTCGACCATGAGGTCGGCGTCACCTCACAGCTCTATAAGGTGCCCCGGCTCGACAGCGACTACTTCGACGAATCACTGGGCTGA